One region of Pygocentrus nattereri isolate fPygNat1 chromosome 14, fPygNat1.pri, whole genome shotgun sequence genomic DNA includes:
- the hopx gene encoding homeodomain-only protein isoform X1: MQRSKPGEHHSMASVGQCALAEEQLRVLEENFTKVTKHPDQVTLVLIAAEAGLTEEETAKWFRMRNAQWRQAEGLPAELGSVKD, encoded by the exons ATGCAGCGTTCAAAGCCTGGAGAGCACCACAG CATGGCCTCGGTCGGGCAGTGCGCGCTGGCGGAGGAGCAGCTGCGCGTCCTGGAGGAGAACTTCACCAAAGTGACCAAACACCCGGACCAGGTCACCCTGGTGCTGATCGCGGCTGAGGCCGGGCTGACCGAGGAGGAGACAgcg aAATGGTTTAGGATGCGTAACGCTCAGTGGAGGCAAGCGGAGGGGCTGCCTGCTGAACTGGGATCAGTGAAagactga
- the hopx gene encoding homeodomain-only protein isoform X2 — MECMASVGQCALAEEQLRVLEENFTKVTKHPDQVTLVLIAAEAGLTEEETAKWFRMRNAQWRQAEGLPAELGSVKD; from the exons ATGGAATG CATGGCCTCGGTCGGGCAGTGCGCGCTGGCGGAGGAGCAGCTGCGCGTCCTGGAGGAGAACTTCACCAAAGTGACCAAACACCCGGACCAGGTCACCCTGGTGCTGATCGCGGCTGAGGCCGGGCTGACCGAGGAGGAGACAgcg aAATGGTTTAGGATGCGTAACGCTCAGTGGAGGCAAGCGGAGGGGCTGCCTGCTGAACTGGGATCAGTGAAagactga
- the hopx gene encoding homeodomain-only protein isoform X3 — MASVGQCALAEEQLRVLEENFTKVTKHPDQVTLVLIAAEAGLTEEETAKWFRMRNAQWRQAEGLPAELGSVKD, encoded by the exons ATGGCCTCGGTCGGGCAGTGCGCGCTGGCGGAGGAGCAGCTGCGCGTCCTGGAGGAGAACTTCACCAAAGTGACCAAACACCCGGACCAGGTCACCCTGGTGCTGATCGCGGCTGAGGCCGGGCTGACCGAGGAGGAGACAgcg aAATGGTTTAGGATGCGTAACGCTCAGTGGAGGCAAGCGGAGGGGCTGCCTGCTGAACTGGGATCAGTGAAagactga